A single Streptomyces sannanensis DNA region contains:
- a CDS encoding electron transfer flavoprotein subunit beta/FixA family protein — translation MSLRIVVCVKYVPDATGDRHFAEDLTVDRDDVDGLLSELDEYAVEQALQIADEADDAEITVLTVGPEDAKDALRKALSMGADKAVHVEDDDLHGTDVMGTSLVLAKAIEKTGYDLVVCGMASTDGTMGVLPALLAERLGVPQVTLLSEVSVEDGVVKGRRDGDTASEQLEASLPAVVSVTDQSGEARYPSFKGIMAAKKKPVESLDLSDLEIEADEVGLEGAWTAVDAVVERPARTAGTIVKDEGEGGKQLAAFLAERKFI, via the coding sequence GTGAGCTTGAGGATCGTTGTCTGTGTGAAGTACGTGCCCGACGCCACCGGCGACCGGCACTTCGCCGAGGACCTGACCGTCGACCGTGACGACGTGGACGGTCTGCTCTCGGAGCTGGACGAGTACGCGGTCGAGCAGGCGCTGCAGATCGCCGACGAGGCGGACGACGCGGAGATCACCGTGCTGACCGTCGGTCCGGAGGACGCCAAGGACGCGCTGCGCAAGGCGCTGTCGATGGGTGCGGACAAGGCTGTCCACGTCGAGGACGACGATCTGCACGGCACGGATGTCATGGGTACTTCGCTGGTGCTGGCCAAGGCGATCGAGAAGACCGGCTACGACCTGGTCGTCTGCGGCATGGCGTCGACGGACGGCACGATGGGCGTGCTGCCGGCGCTGCTGGCCGAGCGTCTGGGTGTTCCGCAGGTCACGCTGCTGTCCGAGGTCTCGGTCGAGGACGGTGTCGTCAAGGGCCGTCGTGACGGTGATACGGCGTCGGAGCAGCTGGAGGCGTCCCTGCCGGCCGTGGTGTCCGTGACGGATCAGTCGGGTGAGGCCCGTTACCCGTCGTTCAAGGGGATCATGGCGGCGAAGAAGAAGCCGGTGGAGTCCCTGGATCTGTCCGACCTGGAGATCGAGGCGGACGAGGTCGGCTTGGAGGGCGCCTGGACCGCGGTCGACGCGGTCGTGGAGCGTCCGGCCCGTACCGCGGGCACGATCGTCAAGGACGAGGGCGAGGGCGGCAAGCAGCTCGCTGCCTTCCTCGCGGAGCGCAAATTCATTTGA
- a CDS encoding electron transfer flavoprotein subunit alpha/FixB family protein, with translation MAEVLVYVDHVDGAVRKPTLELLTLARRIGEPVAVALGSGAEATAGTLAEHGATRVLTAEAPEFADYLVVPKVDALQAAYEAVSPAAVLVPSSAEGKEIAARLAVRIGSGIVTDAVDLEAGEQGPVATQSVFAASFTTRSRVSKGTPVITVKPNSAPVEAAPAAGAVEALSVSFSAQATGTKVVSRVPRESTGRPELTEAAIVVSGGRGVGGAENFAVVEALADSLGAAVGASRAAVDAGWYPHSSQVGQTGKSVSPQLYIATGISGAIQHRAGMQTSKTIVAINKDAEAPIFDLVDYGVVGDLFEVVPQLTEEIKTRKG, from the coding sequence ATGGCTGAAGTTCTCGTCTATGTCGACCACGTGGACGGTGCCGTCCGCAAGCCCACCCTGGAGCTGCTGACTCTGGCCCGCCGGATCGGTGAGCCGGTCGCGGTCGCCCTCGGTTCTGGTGCGGAGGCCACCGCCGGCACGCTGGCCGAGCACGGTGCGACCCGGGTGCTGACCGCCGAGGCCCCGGAGTTCGCCGATTATCTGGTCGTGCCGAAGGTGGACGCGCTGCAGGCCGCGTACGAGGCCGTCTCGCCGGCCGCGGTGCTGGTGCCGTCCTCCGCGGAGGGCAAGGAGATCGCCGCGCGTCTGGCGGTCCGGATCGGCTCGGGCATCGTCACCGACGCCGTCGACCTGGAGGCCGGCGAGCAGGGCCCGGTGGCGACCCAGTCGGTGTTCGCCGCGTCGTTCACCACCAGGTCCCGTGTCTCGAAGGGCACTCCGGTCATCACTGTGAAGCCGAACTCGGCGCCGGTCGAGGCCGCCCCGGCGGCCGGTGCGGTCGAGGCGCTGAGCGTGTCCTTCTCCGCGCAGGCCACCGGCACGAAGGTCGTCTCGCGTGTGCCGCGTGAGTCGACGGGCCGTCCGGAGCTGACCGAGGCCGCGATCGTGGTCTCCGGCGGCCGTGGTGTGGGCGGTGCGGAGAACTTCGCGGTCGTGGAGGCGCTGGCCGACTCGCTCGGTGCCGCGGTGGGCGCGTCGCGTGCGGCGGTGGACGCGGGCTGGTACCCGCACTCCAGTCAGGTCGGCCAGACCGGTAAGAGTGTGTCGCCGCAGCTGTACATCGCGACGGGTATCTCGGGTGCGATCCAGCACCGGGCGGGTATGCAGACGTCGAAGACGATCGTGGCGATCAACAAGGACGCCGAGGCGCCGATCTTCGATCTGGTCGATTACGGCGTGGTCGGTGACCTGTTCGAGGTCGTCCCGCAGCTGACCGAGGAGATCAAGACCCGCAAGGGCTGA
- a CDS encoding flavin reductase family protein yields the protein MTASPDLGALRLASPELLRSVFRQHAAGVAVITAQGDDRPAGFTATSLTSVAAEPPLISFGIGTGSSSWPVVAGAAHVGVHILGEHQSELAATFARSGADRFAPPTAWHTGPEGVPVLDGVLAWLVCRVVALVPAGDHRVVLAQAVVGDLSGEGRPLLYHQGRFNALRD from the coding sequence ATGACGGCTTCCCCCGACCTCGGCGCCCTCCGGCTCGCCTCGCCCGAACTCCTCCGCTCCGTCTTCCGGCAGCACGCGGCAGGCGTGGCCGTGATCACCGCCCAAGGTGACGACCGGCCGGCCGGCTTCACCGCGACATCCCTCACCTCCGTGGCAGCCGAGCCGCCGCTGATCTCGTTCGGCATCGGCACCGGCTCCTCCAGCTGGCCCGTCGTCGCCGGGGCGGCGCACGTCGGTGTGCACATACTCGGCGAGCATCAGAGTGAGCTGGCCGCCACCTTCGCCCGTAGCGGCGCCGACCGTTTCGCACCGCCCACCGCCTGGCACACCGGACCCGAGGGCGTGCCCGTACTGGACGGCGTACTGGCCTGGCTGGTCTGCCGGGTGGTGGCCCTCGTGCCGGCCGGGGACCATCGCGTCGTGCTCGCTCAGGCCGTGGTCGGGGACCTCTCGGGAGAGGGTCGGCCACTCCTTTATCACCAGGGACGTTTCAACGCCCTGAGGGACTGA